The sequence below is a genomic window from Egicoccus sp. AB-alg6-2.
GTCGGTCAGCACGGCGTCGGCCTCCTCGGCGTCGGACGCGTCGGCTTCGGCCAGCCGGAAGCGGTCCGCCTCGGCGCCGGCACGGCTGCCGTGGGTGCTGAGCACCTCGCCGTCGCGGGTCACGGCCCAGCCGTCCTCGTGCTCGGTGATCTCCAACTCGGCGTTACCGTCCGCGTCGCTCACGACCAGCTCCTCGGGGTGTGGTCACCGCCAGCGTCACAGGCACGGGGACGGTCGATGCCGGCGCCACACCGCCGATCGGCCAGCGGGCCTTCCCTCGCGCTCGCCGCCGTGCGAGACTCGGCGCGGGAGCGCGCTGCTGGGAGGAGCGACATGGGTGTCTCGATCGCCACGATCCTGGACCGCAAGGGCCGCGAGGTGGCGACGGCCTCGCCGGCGACCTCGGTGTCCGACGTCGTGAGGATGCTCGGCGAGCGCGACATCGGCGCGCTGGTGGTCGTCGACGACGCCGGTGAGGTCGTCGGCATCGTCTCCGAGCGCGACGTCGTGCGGCAGATGGCGGACGTCGGGGGGGACGTTCTGCGGCTGCGCGTGGAGGACGTCATGAGTTCGCCCGTGCACACCTGTACCCCGCGTTCGACGACCGATGAGTTGATGCAGGACATGACCGAGCGCCGCATCCGTCACCTGCCCGTGTGCGAGGACAACCGTCTCGTCGGGATCGTCTCCATCGGCGACATCGTGAAGTGGCGGTTCGAGGAGCTGCGTGATCAGACGCGTCAGCTCGAGGACTACGTCGCCG
It includes:
- a CDS encoding CBS domain-containing protein, which translates into the protein MGVSIATILDRKGREVATASPATSVSDVVRMLGERDIGALVVVDDAGEVVGIVSERDVVRQMADVGGDVLRLRVEDVMSSPVHTCTPRSTTDELMQDMTERRIRHLPVCEDNRLVGIVSIGDIVKWRFEELRDQTRQLEDYVAGSY